agcaaaacaaaatacatactCGAGATACGACGACTATTTTCAACAGGTATGTTTGCCTCACAAACGGCATTTTCGTGTGACTTATAAGGTTAACAAAATTATGTGAAGCTTACTCTACGCCTTAGTGTTAACATTTTAACAGTCaggcatttattttattttataagaattaaaggagatctttaaatatttttttatgaagttaCAAAAATAACGTTAAGTACCAACGCGTATCTTATTTCactaatttaataaactattttcttttttctaccTATGCCCCTATTTTTCTGAATTGATGctgaaatataaatagataggcCTATTATAATGCAAAGggaatgtttaattaaaaaccaaccatatattttacatgttaaaTAGAATTCCGGATATGATTATCAAAAATCGTGTAAGTACTATCCCATTATTTTTCACATTAATATAATTCATCGAAAATACTAGacgtaaaatactttttaaaataaaaatgggtgaaaaaaaaataattttttgaaaggAATAAACGTAAGgtagtttaaaattaatcgaatgataatattaattgcAGTTCAATTGCAATAGCCAAACTAACAGTTCTTGTGATAACCACGGgacaaaatatgttaaaaaggTAAGTAGATTCTAGATTCTAACAGTGATTACCTATATATTAGCCAATGTATTGCAAAAAAGACAAAGCTAATTCACTTGCATGAGAACGTCCTCGAATATAATAGTTAGTGTAACGTTTAATTTTGTGTTCGGATCGTAGATttacattatttcttaaatatagttcaacgggtacataccacgataatattttggatttttcgATATTTCGTTGCATGGATGATACTGATGATgactatttttctcaaccattcaaccATATACAATCAATCGTATACTAGaaataagttatataataaactagtttttaaaatgcaaatgcctaaaataattaaaatataaatattcgaaTACTGTGAGATTCTTAGAACTTcattaggtattaaaaaatatttaaaaaaaacttcatagttctcaaaatataaaaaatatttttaaagtgaagtTTTTGGCTTCTGTAGTTCGTTTTGCGAATCTATTATCGGCTGAACATAATGTACTCTCGCTCAAATTGCATATTTAAGCCAATAGTGGAATAGTTTCAGCCAATCAGAAATAAAGCCTTTGTCATTCTACGACAATCGACTGACAAGTCAACATAAGCTCAGCTGATAAGATGAGAAACATGACTTTGATGAAGATTTGGCGCAAAAGCCTTCACGGCTGATAGCAAAAGGGGCACAGCCTAGAAACGTAATGTTACATGGCATCGCTTCGACTACTCTTCTGAGTTAGTTTACTCAATGTGCTAAGCTGTGGGAAGGCTGTCTTATTTTGAACCGGGTTAAGCTTGGAGGTCATGAATATAAAGGGCTCATACAAAGATGGTCGGTCCATTGCTGTAACTTCAAAGTGACGTATCTTTTCTCGTGCACACCAGTTGGCTGCTTTCGAGCACGTGTTTTCTAAACTATTGAGGTCATCTGGGCCTGTCCGGTTTCCTATTACCATCATCACTACCTGTAACAgaacataaacatatattagTCTACTCAATGAGCTCTATACCCTACTTTTACTAACTAGttctattatgtaaacaatattaaaaaaaaaaaaaaatgtgttgaaataaataaataatctatatatataaaagagaaagtgtgtgggtatattccgtataggcttcgaaacggcttcaatgaaactttcagggaatctccggattgacctggcgagtaatcctgtaaagtttggtgacgattggagcactcctatttttgaactgtcaaactgtcaaatacagcttttatttactatgatgatattctattgttgggtgtacatgggtgtagatgatcttcaaccgctcgagaagagaatagaagagaatgaatacggagagaaataaattatttaatatattatgagacttaaattaaaaattttatgatgtaagtttattgtttaaataaaataaagcaaaatctagcctggcgAAATGGGCTGGATACGCTAgtacattataaatacattattttaatacattttatagtaaaactgaaaagctttttaatataataaggcTAGTTAGGAAAATTCAAGTATAAGACAACAtgacaatgtaaaaaaaatgccatttttttctaaattttgtattttttttaatataattacaaaagaaattacttatatataatagctatcatcaatttagttttaagttcaattTACTTCTTATTTATGCAGAGTATGACAAATACAAATACTAGTTAATCTTTATACTTTATGGGCTTTACAATTAAACAGTTATTcaatgttttgtcacacttcataagttaaaaaataaattaaatagttcaaacaaactaaaaaacatgcttggtataaaaaactaaactaatttctttcttttagtttattcataatagcgttttttttttagtttttcttgatcttttatttttattagagcaaaattaatcggtaacccatccaccattaaagagataaaatataggtaaaattttttttttttattcagtgtgtccgtctctcgaaatgcaagctctaattattatttaaaacaggccattaaatagtaacagctaacgccctctaccatctagtagcttaatgttttctgtggaatttgttaggtacgccaacgccataggttttttacattctagATGgtgctgtagtaattagtaaaaaatcttattttttatagttaaaattggaataatcttttcagattagtgtattgtcatcggtcctcaatatgtctacaaagtttgaaagaaatctgaccatTTAAAGTGGGTccaaatcgcgcccaaagaagtcggttacaaacatacatacaagtgaagctaatataaaaacGTGTAAAAACACAATTATTCTAACATTATTCCACTTTTAAATTTCACTATATCTTACCTCTTTCTTATCCTTATTCCTATCAATATCTTTTTTCAAATAGATCAACACATCAAGTGATTCAGGTCTAGTTGTGTCATAAACCATGACGTAACCCTCCGCAAACCCCAGGTAGTGACGTTGGAGCACTTGGTTCGAAGTCAGCTGCATGGTTGGGGATTGAGGTGGCCCTGCAATGCAGATTAATTGGCTTCAGGTGttggtgtaaataaattattcagatTTAATGCATCCAACAgagtaagtcaaagtcaaagtcaaatatttctttaatcaaataggcacatagatagcacttttgatgcattgatatacaaaatgtgtacatagcagtgagtagtgatggcgataaccacattcgtaaacttaaaacaaaagctacgagggttccaaatgcgccccgGTCTGAGAAAAGCCCTCAACAGACTTAGctggatttttttgttattcaccatctcacgttgtcatttgaaaatatttaagaagcaacatggttagagcaattgttcacaccaaaggacttttctataagctctcacttaatacaaactttgaacttttttagagacatccccaTTGCATTACTGTCATTTAGTCACAAATAATATAGTAATGTTatgctatataaaaaataaaaaaaatgatacacatacattcttttattaaaacaaatgtatagtacaattaattgattgaattgattgacaaaacatttttcaatttaattaggGATGATGTTGTCACCTGTTTTACGTTGTGCCTTATTATTTTATGGCAACACTTAGATAATAGAAAAACAACGGCTTTGATGGCAACATCTAAACTATGGTGCAAAATATGGCAATGCTGGTGCAAATTAAATGCATAAACAGTGTGATTGGCACAAGGCTAGCACAAACGGTGATAGAGCAATAGAGGGGTTCTACAATGTAATATGCAGCTATTCTGCTCTGTGGCACACTTTTAAAGTTCAGTCTCTATGCagagagcatgcatggagagaGATGAAACACCAAGGCACGTAATGCTGGAACGCACTGGTGATTCAAGACCAACTCAAACTCTACCTGGGATCCTCAGCCACATTTCAGAAGTCCTGCACCATGTAAGGTCCTGGGTACCAAACAGTCCCACTGCAGTACACTTTAGTCCAATTCTATTCAACTTGAATAAGACAAACAGTTCTCTTAACCAATAATGTTACAGAGACTCgtgttacattatttaccttaTCCTTATCCCAGAATAACAAGTTACTAAGTATACAAGACACAAGCATGTAAACCTATTTGGAGCTATAGAGTACAACTCATTGGATGAAATAGCAGTTCTAAGATTGAGATACTTAAGAGCACATTATATCTGGTGActatgctttgtctaatttaggatgataatttaGACAGCTCACAGTATGAGGTATTCTATAATCATTAATGAAACTATTTGATTATCAATTATTTTCATAGCACTTGAATCGATAGATTCATGCCAGTGGTGTTTggttagattataatttatgacacaacattttatatttcatgtcttttttgataaaattattcctattaatgaattttgcatGCTAACATGACTGGCCATAATCATGTGTAACAAtttcttattttgaaataaaaataatttatgtatctaataaatatgtacattatttaagttacaagataaaaaaaagaaaattgtgagataatgaatgaaaattaagcttaattttcatagcatATCTTGGAATTCTACCAAGTAACACCTTCTTCTACCCAATGTTGTGAGATAAATGTAGCAACTGaatgttcaattttttttttattatgtaaatttccATAATTTGCAGTTCATTAAGGgcaaaagttagcccttgaatgcaatctcacctggtatgtgatgatgcagtctaagataatagtgggctaacctgttaggaagtaggTATGGCAttcccctaaacggtttctatgCAACATTTCACCGGAACACAAAACCGCTTAGTACTTTGGTATCTTATTTTTCGGTTgctagggttgtaactagccatggccaaagtgtcccaccagactagaccacagaaaattcagaaataataaattctcaaatttcccCTACTGGGAAACAAACCCAcaacctcctgcttaaattcacagtacTTGAACAcagttgcgccagggaagtcctcatctgtattatatttaacCGGGAAAAGAATTAAATATATGGGCATGCAGCTGCCACAATAATTCATCGTAAATAAGACAAAGCATAAGAAACAAAACACAACAAATACATACCAACGTAATACAATGCTAAACAGATTATAAACAAAGTAAACCAGCCAGTTTTTATATTGACAACTGCAAGTAAATGATGAAGCCAACCTTAGGCTTTATGAGATGTTGCTGACCCCATGTCACAAATCACAGTTACAGAGGTGAGGTGACATTTGATTGGTTTTCTTTTCACACAAATTTTGGTTTTCTTAAGACTGTATAGGTTGTAACAATTTCCCaaagtactttaaaaaaaacatgttaacgTAAAATTCAGTAGACTTCCTTAGACCATTTATGCTCTGGACTGTGAATGTTTTAAAGTGGGAAGTGAAAAACAGCACTAGTCACTGACCTTTTCAATACAATGCTTATTAGGGATATAAGGGATGGAGGTCATTGTGATTCTTTGTCACCCTGGCTTTTTGTTGCTGTTACTTCAATGTCGCCTATGATGCGAACACTAATGAACGTTCGAACGTAGCACTGCGTCACTGGAAGACAAAATGCGTTCATTCCTTagatggatttaaaaaaagtttccaTGAGTTATGGTTGCTTGACCTGCTCACCCTAGAGTTGTAGGTTGTTGGAACTATTAGTCGCCGTATCGATATCTAAGTGGCACTCCACTTGGTGACAATAATTCACAATGAGCGGCGGCCCTAAACACCGTATGCGCTTAcctaacataaaaaattaagcatCAGCTGTAAGCAATAAGTAAACTAACATCAACGAAACCTTTCAACTCGCCTGTAAGGGGGGGCTCCAGCCCCGCCGTGTCGTAAAAACACACGCGTTCTTTAGTACCTCTATCAGTTTCAATGTTAGCAACATATATATCTTCGATAGTTGGATAGAACGAGGACTTCAAGTTCACATTTCCGTAAATAAGTTGTTCTAAAACAGCTGTTTTG
This sequence is a window from Pararge aegeria chromosome 1, ilParAegt1.1, whole genome shotgun sequence. Protein-coding genes within it:
- the LOC120626754 gene encoding NF-kappa-B inhibitor-interacting Ras-like protein isoform X2 — its product is MGKTSKVVVCGMKSVGKTAVLEQLIYGNVNLKSSFYPTIEDIYVANIETDRGTKERVCFYDTAGLEPPLTGPPQSPTMQLTSNQVLQRHYLGFAEGYVMVYDTTRPESLDVLIYLKKDIDRNKDKKEVVMMVIGNRTGPDDLNSLENTCSKAANWCAREKIRHFEVTAMDRPSLYEPFIFMTSKLNPVQNKTAFPQLSTLSKLTQKSSRSDAM
- the LOC120626754 gene encoding NF-kappa-B inhibitor-interacting Ras-like protein isoform X1 produces the protein MGKTSKVVVCGMKSVGKTAVLEQLIYGNVNLKSSFYPTIEDIYVANIETDRGTKERVCFYDTAGLEPPLTGELKGPPQSPTMQLTSNQVLQRHYLGFAEGYVMVYDTTRPESLDVLIYLKKDIDRNKDKKEVVMMVIGNRTGPDDLNSLENTCSKAANWCAREKIRHFEVTAMDRPSLYEPFIFMTSKLNPVQNKTAFPQLSTLSKLTQKSSRSDAM